One genomic window of Leptotrichia shahii includes the following:
- a CDS encoding tRNA threonylcarbamoyladenosine dehydratase has protein sequence MNNKNQTFARFSMMVGEDGIEKLNNSRVIVFGVGGVGSYTVEALARAGVGHITMVDFDEISESNINRQLHSLRSTIGKSKVEVMKERILDINPECEVELVKKLVADNVEEVLGNFEKVENFEESKDLNNGKKNCKYKYDFVVDAIDVIGSKVNLIKYCVENKINIISSMGFGNKMHPEMVEIAKIKNTSVCPMARTIRSILKKKKIINIPVVYSREIPVKPDKSELFKEELPTEFRENNEIPRKTTPGSNSFVPGTAGLVLASYVVRKILEWD, from the coding sequence ATGAATAATAAGAATCAGACATTTGCCAGATTTTCAATGATGGTTGGAGAAGATGGAATTGAAAAGTTGAATAATTCGAGAGTTATAGTTTTTGGAGTTGGCGGAGTTGGATCTTATACTGTGGAAGCTTTGGCGAGAGCTGGAGTTGGGCATATTACGATGGTTGATTTTGATGAGATTTCAGAATCAAATATTAATAGACAGCTTCATTCACTTAGAAGTACGATTGGGAAGTCTAAAGTTGAGGTCATGAAGGAGAGAATTTTGGATATTAATCCTGAATGTGAAGTTGAACTTGTGAAAAAACTGGTTGCTGATAATGTTGAGGAAGTTTTAGGGAATTTTGAAAAGGTTGAAAATTTTGAAGAATCAAAAGATTTGAATAATGGTAAGAAAAATTGTAAATATAAATATGACTTTGTTGTGGATGCTATTGATGTAATTGGAAGTAAGGTTAATTTAATTAAATATTGTGTAGAAAACAAAATAAATATTATTTCTTCGATGGGATTTGGGAATAAAATGCATCCAGAAATGGTAGAAATTGCAAAGATAAAAAATACATCTGTTTGTCCGATGGCAAGAACTATTAGAAGCATTTTAAAAAAGAAAAAGATTATAAATATACCAGTTGTGTATTCAAGAGAAATTCCAGTTAAACCTGACAAATCGGAATTATTTAAGGAAGAATTACCAACTGAATTTAGGGAGAATAATGAGATTCCGAGAAAAACTACGCCTGGAAGTAATTCATTTGTACCTGGAACAGCTGGGCTTGTGTTGGCTTCTTATGTTGTGAGAAAAATTTTAGAATGGGATTGA